The Pontibacillus halophilus JSM 076056 = DSM 19796 genome has a segment encoding these proteins:
- a CDS encoding LacI family DNA-binding transcriptional regulator — MATIDDVARLAGLSKSTVSRVINEYPHVSKKKRQQVKEAMEMLGYVPNSSARSLRNKKTGILAIFVPRLMNPFFSELVEHVEVEASKQGYQLVICQTHYSTSMERTHLELLRKRQVDAVLLTSLQSKWEDVSPFLEYGPLVFCNEFEEGANVPVIRLDQEAGGYLATKHLLELGHERLAYCCGGSRSNVARYRESGFRRAIAEYGLSFNEHHAFRYAYSIEDGMRVLDDLLCIKPAQRPTAVFTGSDEVAAGVIAAAKVRGVTVPRDLAVVGFDNQAITRVTTPQITTVSQPIHAIAERSVTVLINKLHTGLFREREDHELGFELIVRGSTCSSTTNVYRKELKTT, encoded by the coding sequence TTGGCCACTATAGATGATGTAGCCCGATTAGCTGGCTTATCCAAATCCACTGTCTCAAGAGTCATCAACGAATACCCACATGTATCAAAGAAGAAACGTCAACAAGTTAAAGAAGCCATGGAGATGTTAGGTTATGTACCTAATTCTTCAGCAAGAAGTTTGCGAAACAAAAAGACTGGTATTCTCGCAATCTTTGTTCCAAGGCTAATGAATCCGTTTTTCAGTGAACTAGTTGAACATGTTGAAGTAGAAGCGTCCAAACAAGGGTATCAACTTGTTATTTGTCAAACACATTATTCAACATCAATGGAACGGACACACCTTGAACTACTGCGTAAGCGACAGGTAGATGCTGTCTTGTTAACAAGTCTTCAAAGCAAATGGGAAGATGTGTCTCCATTTTTGGAATACGGACCTCTTGTCTTTTGTAACGAATTTGAAGAAGGAGCAAATGTACCTGTCATCCGTCTAGACCAGGAAGCTGGAGGGTATTTGGCGACGAAGCATTTGCTTGAATTAGGCCACGAACGACTTGCTTATTGTTGCGGTGGTTCAAGAAGCAATGTTGCTAGATATCGGGAAAGTGGCTTTCGGAGGGCGATAGCTGAGTATGGTCTGTCCTTTAATGAACACCATGCGTTTCGATATGCCTATTCAATTGAAGATGGAATGCGTGTGCTAGATGACCTGCTGTGCATAAAACCAGCACAACGACCAACAGCCGTCTTTACTGGGAGCGATGAAGTTGCTGCAGGCGTCATTGCTGCTGCAAAGGTGAGGGGAGTCACAGTCCCTAGAGATCTAGCAGTGGTGGGATTTGATAATCAAGCCATTACCCGTGTCACAACGCCGCAAATCACAACAGTCTCTCAACCCATTCATGCAATTGCCGAAAGGTCCGTAACCGTACTTATTAATAAACTTCATACAGGATTGTTTCGGGAGCGAGAAGACCACGAATTGGGATTCGAGTTAATTGTGCGCGGTTCCACATGCAGTTCCACAACGAACGTCTACAGAAAAGAATTAAAAACGACTTGA
- a CDS encoding NADPH-dependent assimilatory sulfite reductase hemoprotein subunit, which yields MSEKDQVKQGGTPSEMEHIKTESDYLRGSIMESFEDRITASIPDSDGKLLKFHGSYMQDDRDVRNERKQKKLEPAYSFMVRVRAPGGVATPEQWLTMDRLSDEYGNGTLKLTTRQAFQMHGILKWNMKSSLQAINDSLMDTIAACGDVNRNVMCNPNPDQSSVHEEVYRWAQQLSDHLTPRTRAYHEIWLDEEKVVDSRELDEEVEPIYGPTYLPRKFKIGIAVPPSNDVDVYSQDLGFIAIIEEGVLKGFNIAVGGGMGMTHGDASTYPQLARIIGYVAKERVVEVAEKIVTIQRDYGNRSNRKNARFKYTIDRYGVDWVINQLNDRLGWEIEDQKDFHFNHNGDRYGWVEGDGNWHLTLFIQNGRIKDTERYMLKTALREIANVHTGDFRLTANQNVIIANVTEEMKPTIESLVDEYGLQDGKENSALRRNSMACVAMPTCGLAMAESERYLPSLIDKIEAMMEDVGLRDEEIVIRMTGCPNGCARPALGEIAFIGKAPGKYNFYLGAGFAGNRLNQLYRENIGEEDILTTLKPILSHYAKSRYNHEHFGDFVVRTGYVDAVHDGMEFHK from the coding sequence ATGAGTGAGAAGGATCAAGTGAAACAAGGTGGAACGCCTAGTGAAATGGAACACATCAAAACGGAAAGTGATTACTTAAGAGGCTCCATCATGGAGAGTTTCGAAGACCGGATTACTGCAAGCATTCCAGATTCAGATGGGAAGCTGTTAAAGTTTCATGGGAGTTACATGCAAGATGACAGAGATGTACGAAACGAACGAAAGCAGAAAAAGCTTGAACCTGCTTATTCATTCATGGTGCGCGTAAGAGCTCCAGGTGGGGTTGCGACCCCAGAGCAGTGGCTTACGATGGACCGTCTTTCTGATGAATATGGAAACGGCACACTTAAACTTACAACCCGTCAAGCCTTTCAGATGCATGGGATACTGAAATGGAATATGAAGAGTAGTCTCCAGGCAATCAACGATTCATTAATGGATACGATTGCAGCCTGTGGAGATGTAAATCGAAATGTGATGTGTAATCCAAATCCTGACCAATCAAGTGTTCACGAAGAAGTGTACAGATGGGCACAGCAACTTAGTGACCACCTCACTCCACGGACACGTGCTTATCATGAGATTTGGCTCGACGAAGAAAAGGTGGTCGACAGTAGAGAGCTCGATGAAGAAGTTGAACCGATTTATGGGCCTACGTACTTGCCACGGAAGTTTAAGATTGGAATTGCCGTCCCCCCTTCAAATGATGTGGATGTCTATTCTCAAGACCTTGGCTTTATCGCAATCATTGAAGAGGGTGTACTTAAAGGATTTAATATAGCAGTAGGTGGAGGCATGGGAATGACCCATGGAGACGCATCTACCTATCCACAGCTTGCAAGGATTATTGGTTATGTCGCTAAAGAACGTGTTGTTGAAGTAGCTGAAAAGATTGTGACCATTCAACGAGATTATGGCAATCGGTCGAACCGGAAAAACGCTCGATTCAAGTATACAATTGATAGGTACGGGGTTGATTGGGTAATCAATCAACTAAATGATCGATTAGGTTGGGAGATAGAAGATCAGAAAGACTTTCACTTCAATCATAACGGGGATCGCTATGGATGGGTGGAAGGCGATGGGAATTGGCATCTAACCCTATTTATTCAGAACGGCAGAATTAAAGATACTGAGAGATACATGCTTAAAACGGCGCTAAGAGAAATCGCTAACGTTCATACAGGCGATTTCCGCCTTACAGCCAACCAAAATGTCATCATTGCCAATGTAACGGAGGAAATGAAGCCTACCATTGAGAGTCTCGTAGACGAATATGGATTACAGGATGGAAAAGAGAATTCGGCATTACGTAGAAACTCAATGGCATGTGTTGCAATGCCAACATGTGGTTTGGCTATGGCAGAGTCAGAGCGTTACTTGCCTAGTTTGATTGATAAAATTGAAGCTATGATGGAGGATGTAGGTCTTCGAGATGAAGAAATCGTCATTCGAATGACAGGTTGTCCTAACGGATGTGCACGCCCGGCACTTGGCGAAATTGCATTTATTGGGAAGGCTCCTGGCAAGTACAACTTCTACTTAGGTGCAGGGTTTGCTGGAAATCGTCTCAACCAACTGTACCGGGAGAATATCGGAGAAGAAGACATCCTGACGACATTAAAGCCAATTTTAAGTCACTACGCGAAGAGCCGCTATAATCATGAGCACTTCGGTGATTTTGTTGTTCGTACTGGGTACGTCGATGCAGTACACGATGGGATGGAATTTCATAAATAA
- a CDS encoding assimilatory sulfite reductase (NADPH) flavoprotein subunit, translating into MTIRVTNSPFNENQVKLVNELLPTLTEAQSQWLSGYLAAVNTSNIPAAKEEEINETEGGRRTITILYGSQTGNAKRISEDFGERLEKEGFSSTISALDDFKTKHLKNVEDLLIVTSTHGDGDPPDNAMSFYDYIFGKRAPDLSHIRFSVLALGDTSYDLFCETGKEFDERLEQLKGERLIARVDCDLDFEEPSEAWFSELLQKLREDDSVVPSSSSPHQQEPTKAASVHSRGNPFYAEIIENINLNGRGSNKETRHIELDLEGSGLEYEPGDSVGIFPQNDPVLVQQLLEELGWTGDELVSVNKDGEKRPVRDAFTDVYEITSLTKPLLEKLVDYIPNEAFAALMEEERETLKSFMYGRDLLDLIKEFGPLTIEPEQIVSVLRKMPPRLYSIASSLRANPDEVHLTIGALRYDAHGRARSGVCSIQCAERSELGDQLPVFIQHNPNFKLPEDTGTKIIMIGAGTGIAPYRAFMEEREEIEADGESWLFFGEQHFVSDFLYQVEWQNWLKEGILTRMDVAFSRDQVEKVYVQHKIKEQREALFTWLKEGAYVYVCGDETYMAKDVHQALAEVLMEVGEMNEEEAESYLTQMRKEKRYQRDVY; encoded by the coding sequence TTGACCATCCGAGTCACCAATAGTCCCTTTAATGAGAACCAGGTGAAGTTAGTAAATGAACTACTACCCACTCTGACAGAGGCTCAAAGCCAATGGCTAAGTGGGTATCTAGCAGCAGTGAATACCTCAAACATCCCGGCAGCGAAAGAGGAAGAAATAAATGAAACTGAAGGCGGAAGACGTACCATTACAATTCTTTATGGATCCCAGACGGGTAATGCGAAACGAATATCAGAAGACTTCGGTGAACGGTTAGAGAAAGAAGGGTTTTCTTCAACGATAAGCGCGTTAGACGACTTTAAAACGAAGCATTTAAAGAATGTGGAAGACTTATTAATTGTAACAAGCACACATGGTGATGGAGACCCACCAGATAATGCGATGTCCTTTTATGATTATATTTTTGGAAAGCGTGCTCCTGACTTGAGTCATATTCGCTTCTCTGTATTGGCGCTTGGTGATACTTCATATGACTTATTCTGTGAAACGGGTAAAGAATTTGACGAGCGGTTGGAGCAGCTGAAGGGCGAACGGTTGATTGCACGTGTGGACTGTGACCTTGACTTTGAAGAACCATCTGAGGCGTGGTTCTCTGAATTGCTTCAGAAGCTTCGTGAAGACGACAGTGTTGTACCTTCAAGCTCATCTCCGCATCAACAAGAACCAACTAAAGCAGCATCTGTTCATTCTCGGGGGAACCCATTCTATGCAGAAATCATTGAGAACATCAATTTAAATGGCCGTGGTTCCAATAAAGAAACACGTCACATTGAACTTGATTTGGAAGGTTCGGGTCTAGAGTACGAACCTGGTGATAGCGTAGGTATATTCCCACAAAATGACCCTGTTCTTGTCCAACAGCTGTTAGAAGAACTTGGGTGGACAGGAGATGAACTTGTATCTGTAAATAAAGATGGGGAGAAAAGACCTGTACGAGATGCATTCACGGACGTGTATGAGATTACGAGCTTGACGAAGCCACTTCTCGAGAAGCTGGTGGACTATATTCCAAATGAAGCATTTGCGGCTCTTATGGAAGAAGAAAGGGAAACGCTAAAAAGCTTTATGTACGGCAGAGACCTGCTTGATTTAATTAAGGAATTTGGTCCATTAACGATTGAGCCTGAACAAATCGTATCTGTCCTACGTAAGATGCCTCCTCGACTGTATTCAATTGCAAGTAGTTTAAGAGCGAACCCTGATGAGGTTCACTTGACGATTGGTGCTCTTCGATATGATGCTCACGGCCGAGCTCGTAGTGGAGTTTGCTCAATCCAATGTGCAGAACGTTCTGAGTTGGGTGACCAATTGCCTGTCTTCATTCAACATAATCCGAACTTCAAGCTACCTGAGGACACAGGAACGAAGATTATTATGATTGGGGCAGGAACTGGTATTGCTCCATATCGTGCATTTATGGAAGAGCGTGAGGAGATAGAGGCAGATGGAGAGAGTTGGCTTTTCTTTGGTGAACAGCACTTTGTTTCTGATTTTCTCTACCAAGTGGAATGGCAGAACTGGCTTAAAGAGGGGATTCTAACAAGGATGGATGTTGCCTTCTCAAGAGACCAGGTGGAAAAAGTATATGTTCAACACAAGATTAAAGAGCAGCGAGAGGCTCTCTTTACGTGGTTGAAAGAAGGAGCTTATGTGTATGTATGTGGCGATGAAACCTATATGGCGAAGGATGTACACCAAGCCCTTGCTGAAGTGTTAATGGAAGTAGGGGAGATGAACGAAGAGGAAGCTGAATCCTACTTAACACAAATGCGTAAAGAGAAACGTTACCAACGAGATGTCTATTAA
- a CDS encoding LacI family DNA-binding transcriptional regulator produces MANIKDLAKHAGVSVTTVSRVLNHHPYVNEEKKERVLASMEELNYERNINAVHLSTGKTNVIGVVVPFVNHPYFSTLLQGISDEALKRNHQLMLFQTNYEVETELKALHMLKMKQMDGLIFCSRACGWEVLQDHKRYGPIALCENVQDSFISSVYINHFEAFRHALNYLIQCNHSKIGYCIGRSTGSNSKNRIQAYNETMNELGETIRDDWIFTNSYTLEDGINIAKSILIKEERPSALLVSSDQVAAGIYMECERNGYKIPDDLAIVGFDNDAMASYLNLSTIELPLVQMGQQLLKVVLKGQYGLRKEMPFTLIERQSV; encoded by the coding sequence ATGGCAAACATTAAAGATCTAGCAAAGCATGCTGGAGTTTCAGTTACAACCGTATCAAGAGTGTTGAATCATCACCCTTATGTCAACGAGGAGAAGAAAGAGCGGGTTCTTGCCAGTATGGAAGAACTTAATTATGAACGAAACATTAATGCCGTACACTTATCTACTGGAAAGACAAATGTCATTGGTGTCGTCGTTCCGTTCGTTAACCACCCCTACTTTAGTACGCTATTACAAGGGATTTCAGACGAGGCGTTAAAGAGAAATCATCAACTGATGCTCTTCCAAACGAACTATGAAGTTGAAACTGAGCTAAAAGCATTACATATGTTGAAAATGAAGCAAATGGATGGTCTTATCTTTTGTTCGAGAGCGTGTGGATGGGAGGTTCTACAAGACCATAAACGTTATGGTCCTATCGCTTTGTGTGAAAATGTTCAAGATTCTTTCATCTCTTCTGTTTATATTAATCACTTTGAGGCATTTCGTCATGCGTTGAACTATTTAATTCAATGTAATCACAGCAAGATTGGGTACTGTATCGGACGGAGTACAGGTTCGAATAGCAAGAATCGGATTCAGGCCTATAACGAGACAATGAATGAACTCGGGGAAACCATACGAGACGATTGGATCTTCACAAATTCGTACACATTGGAAGACGGTATTAATATTGCTAAATCCATTCTAATTAAAGAAGAACGGCCATCCGCTTTACTCGTTAGTAGTGATCAAGTGGCAGCAGGCATCTATATGGAATGTGAACGAAATGGATATAAGATACCAGATGATCTTGCTATTGTAGGATTTGATAATGATGCGATGGCAAGCTACCTAAACCTATCTACGATTGAATTGCCATTAGTACAGATGGGGCAACAATTACTGAAAGTTGTTCTAAAGGGACAGTACGGACTTCGTAAAGAAATGCCATTTACACTTATAGAACGCCAGTCCGTATAG
- a CDS encoding GNAT family N-acetyltransferase yields MIGMPTVLEVAQFIEEMNSSRRTHIGFCGDRHEEIMDALLQDFTDVIWSDAFVGVKEHGEWVAMCGIDFDETRGLGEIWGPFAKDESFHSYDKLISVLLHNFPKKLHRVMVFPDIQNESVNSWAEQRGYTKLSEELIWTCTSEGYQSHQHELMLTEYKDVYYNALVSLHDKLFENAYLSGDEMVNGFNEKHNIFLVVEHGQPVGYVYVEASPEHGEASIEFIGVESNHRHKGYGRVLLHGALDWAFQQGVSEVTLCVSMHNEGAMSLYEKVGFRRSSHLIAWSKTIGT; encoded by the coding sequence ATGATTGGAATGCCAACTGTACTTGAAGTTGCACAATTTATAGAAGAAATGAATAGTTCGAGGCGCACCCATATTGGGTTTTGCGGAGATCGTCATGAAGAAATTATGGATGCGCTCCTACAAGATTTCACAGATGTTATATGGAGTGATGCGTTCGTAGGAGTAAAGGAACACGGTGAGTGGGTCGCCATGTGTGGGATTGACTTTGATGAAACAAGAGGTTTAGGAGAAATATGGGGACCATTTGCTAAAGATGAATCGTTCCACTCCTATGACAAGCTCATCTCAGTCTTGTTGCACAATTTCCCAAAGAAATTACATCGTGTAATGGTATTTCCAGATATTCAGAATGAATCAGTGAATTCATGGGCGGAACAACGGGGTTACACTAAACTAAGTGAAGAATTGATTTGGACGTGTACAAGTGAAGGGTATCAATCACATCAGCATGAATTAATGCTAACAGAATACAAGGATGTGTACTACAATGCTCTAGTGTCCCTGCATGACAAACTATTTGAGAATGCGTATCTTTCTGGAGACGAAATGGTGAATGGGTTTAATGAGAAGCACAACATCTTCCTAGTCGTCGAACATGGACAGCCGGTAGGTTATGTTTATGTGGAAGCCTCTCCAGAGCATGGTGAAGCTTCCATAGAATTTATTGGAGTTGAATCGAACCATCGACACAAAGGATATGGACGTGTGTTACTACATGGAGCGTTAGATTGGGCATTTCAGCAGGGTGTCAGCGAAGTGACATTATGTGTTTCCATGCACAATGAAGGTGCGATGTCTTTGTATGAGAAAGTGGGGTTCCGCCGTTCTTCCCACCTTATCGCATGGTCAAAAACAATTGGAACGTGA
- a CDS encoding serine hydrolase domain-containing protein, producing the protein MALNQSERMNNRQNTRFGIASGSKVYTAVAVAQLVESGAFQFETKVAELLPGYFPLFDETVTVHHLLTHTSGIPDYFDESTMDDFEELWRHTPMYTLQTLEDFIPLFNGKPQDFMPGEQFQYNNAAFIVLGLIVERIAGKSFQSYVEQEIFTRAGMDDSGYFRLDELPSNTALGYIATEHGVMRTNQYAIPVVGGADGGAFVTAGDFNKFWNALFSHKLIGEQHKQQLLSSHVEVDDSTGYGYGVWMKYGVKGIRKYFVMGFDPGVRFHSSYYPNSKSYITITSNGEYDLYKIMRSIEEARALD; encoded by the coding sequence TTGGCTTTAAATCAATCAGAAAGAATGAATAACAGACAGAATACGAGGTTTGGTATTGCTTCAGGCTCTAAAGTATACACAGCTGTTGCGGTTGCTCAGTTGGTAGAAAGTGGTGCATTTCAATTCGAAACAAAGGTAGCAGAATTGCTACCAGGTTATTTCCCATTATTTGATGAGACCGTGACGGTGCATCATCTATTAACGCACACCTCTGGTATTCCTGACTATTTTGACGAGTCAACGATGGATGATTTCGAGGAATTGTGGCGCCACACTCCAATGTATACCTTACAAACCTTGGAGGATTTTATTCCGCTCTTTAACGGAAAGCCACAAGACTTTATGCCAGGTGAACAGTTTCAGTACAATAATGCTGCTTTCATTGTCCTAGGCTTGATTGTTGAGCGAATAGCAGGTAAATCCTTTCAAAGCTATGTAGAACAAGAGATTTTCACCCGTGCTGGGATGGACGATTCTGGATACTTTCGTCTAGATGAGCTCCCTTCCAACACTGCCCTTGGTTATATAGCTACGGAACATGGAGTTATGAGGACAAATCAATATGCCATTCCAGTTGTAGGTGGGGCGGATGGAGGAGCATTTGTAACTGCGGGTGATTTCAACAAGTTTTGGAATGCACTATTCTCACATAAGCTGATTGGGGAACAACATAAGCAACAACTTCTTAGCTCTCATGTTGAAGTAGATGATTCGACTGGATATGGTTATGGTGTCTGGATGAAGTACGGAGTTAAAGGGATTCGTAAGTATTTCGTTATGGGATTTGATCCTGGTGTTCGGTTTCATTCTTCGTACTACCCGAATTCTAAGTCGTATATTACGATTACAAGCAATGGAGAATACGATTTATATAAGATTATGAGAAGCATTGAAGAGGCAAGAGCTCTAGATTAG
- a CDS encoding serine hydrolase, whose product MITLMGVLFWVIVGVLLLILTGFGISYALFHRLVRKRDPKYVHSFLHKHVSNPNVSLLIHYNDTPIAQKHSHTPLPLASTVKIMVAITYAKQAANGNVNPEEPISLKDLEVFHFPKTDGAAHQEWLASIRAIDKKDTVPLKEVAYGMMVYSSNANTDYLFSKLGKNAINRTIEELELKHHEPMYSIVGALGIPSLLLTENHTRKSALTELQKMSIKEYRKNANTVHDRWKHNPLSHTDKNELISHLHEGFRQLWSDRLPRSTTHDYVQVMKRLNQKEHYSHEVYTHLDPLLQSLMEHPGNRKWLQHAGQKSGSTEYVLAVAFYATDQEGNRTEFAFLADKLSPYEQARLSRNMNDFQLNVLKSEEFRNELIASLTNR is encoded by the coding sequence ATGATTACCCTTATGGGCGTTCTATTCTGGGTAATTGTAGGTGTACTTCTATTGATCCTAACAGGATTCGGCATTAGTTATGCATTATTTCATAGACTCGTAAGGAAGCGGGACCCAAAGTATGTACATTCGTTTCTTCATAAACACGTTTCGAATCCTAACGTTTCACTTCTTATTCACTATAATGACACCCCAATCGCTCAGAAACATAGCCACACACCGCTCCCCTTAGCAAGTACAGTTAAGATCATGGTCGCAATTACTTATGCGAAGCAAGCTGCAAATGGCAACGTCAATCCAGAAGAACCAATCTCATTAAAAGACCTAGAAGTCTTCCATTTCCCCAAAACGGATGGCGCCGCTCACCAAGAATGGCTGGCTTCCATAAGGGCGATTGATAAAAAAGATACTGTGCCTTTAAAAGAGGTAGCGTATGGGATGATGGTGTATAGTTCAAACGCAAATACTGATTACTTATTCAGTAAACTTGGGAAGAACGCGATTAATCGAACGATAGAAGAGCTAGAACTAAAGCACCATGAACCTATGTATAGTATAGTCGGAGCACTAGGAATCCCTTCCCTACTACTAACAGAGAACCATACAAGAAAAAGCGCACTAACTGAACTGCAGAAAATGTCTATAAAAGAATATCGAAAGAATGCCAATACCGTTCATGATAGGTGGAAGCACAACCCGTTATCTCACACAGATAAGAACGAGTTAATCTCTCATCTACATGAAGGATTTAGGCAACTGTGGTCCGATCGTCTACCAAGGTCAACAACACACGATTATGTACAAGTCATGAAACGATTAAACCAAAAGGAACACTACTCTCATGAAGTCTATACACACCTTGATCCTTTACTCCAATCGTTAATGGAACACCCAGGCAACCGCAAGTGGCTACAACATGCAGGCCAAAAATCCGGTTCTACTGAATACGTGTTAGCCGTTGCTTTCTATGCGACTGATCAAGAAGGAAATAGAACAGAATTTGCTTTCTTAGCTGACAAGTTATCTCCCTATGAGCAAGCGCGTTTGTCAAGAAACATGAACGACTTTCAGCTTAACGTTCTGAAAAGTGAAGAGTTTCGAAATGAGTTGATAGCTAGCCTAACCAATCGTTAA
- a CDS encoding cupin domain-containing protein, producing the protein MEIFQIDVAAGIPVEKFQSNFRLTKLTSTKEETHVSFMYLPPGGKVGYHEAMTDQLLVVIEGEGVVSGENQTYVSVSRGDAVYWKKGEFHETKSTIGLTAVVFESLVLELPALMKESNITAKSGIQKPTSI; encoded by the coding sequence ATGGAAATCTTTCAAATTGATGTTGCGGCAGGTATTCCAGTTGAAAAGTTTCAGTCCAATTTTCGATTAACGAAATTGACGTCAACGAAAGAAGAGACACATGTGAGCTTTATGTATCTGCCTCCAGGTGGGAAAGTGGGCTATCATGAAGCCATGACTGACCAGCTCCTCGTGGTGATCGAAGGGGAGGGCGTAGTCTCAGGTGAGAACCAGACATATGTGAGCGTCAGTAGAGGAGATGCAGTCTACTGGAAGAAAGGCGAGTTTCATGAAACGAAGAGTACAATTGGATTGACAGCGGTCGTATTTGAGAGTCTAGTACTCGAATTACCTGCTTTGATGAAGGAATCTAATATTACAGCAAAAAGCGGTATTCAAAAGCCCACTTCTATATAG
- a CDS encoding glycerol-3-phosphate acyltransferase translates to MSVTIILVAAFSYFMGSITGAYYVVKWKKDIDLRSYKSGNVGATNAGRLLGREGFLLTLFIDFCKVILTLWLTESLFMEEKLLLINAYALLFGHLFPPQLNFKGGKGVVVFLSITLYIAPVSFIMFSLIVGFLSLTKLPYTQCGFISMSSIPITALMLYDSLLVPISLLGLLIIIIVAHIQPKRRMEETI, encoded by the coding sequence TTGTCCGTTACTATCATACTAGTTGCAGCTTTCTCATATTTTATGGGGAGTATTACAGGTGCCTATTACGTTGTTAAATGGAAGAAGGATATAGACTTACGAAGTTATAAATCTGGGAATGTTGGGGCTACTAACGCAGGGCGTCTGCTCGGTCGTGAAGGTTTCTTGCTTACTTTATTTATTGATTTTTGTAAAGTTATCTTGACTCTGTGGCTTACAGAAAGCTTATTCATGGAAGAGAAGCTGTTACTTATTAACGCTTACGCCCTCTTATTCGGTCACCTGTTCCCTCCGCAACTAAACTTTAAAGGCGGGAAAGGGGTTGTTGTCTTCTTATCCATTACTCTCTATATCGCCCCTGTTAGTTTCATCATGTTCAGTTTAATCGTAGGCTTCTTAAGCTTAACTAAGCTCCCTTACACTCAATGCGGTTTTATCTCAATGAGTTCGATCCCTATTACAGCTCTTATGTTATATGACAGCTTACTTGTGCCAATTAGTTTACTAGGATTGTTGATTATCATTATAGTCGCGCACATTCAACCTAAACGAAGAATGGAGGAAACAATTTGA